Part of the Panicum virgatum strain AP13 chromosome 4N, P.virgatum_v5, whole genome shotgun sequence genome is shown below.
ACTTGCCTATTTGTGCGTGGGTGTCCGACTGATGCCCAGTCGATCCGGATCCTCCCATATCCTTCCGCAAATTCTTTGAAGTAATGGCCCGCGAAGATGGttccgttgtcggtgatgatgaaATTGGGCACACCGAACCTGTAGACGATGTCCAGAAAGAACTTGACGGCCTCCTTGGAATCGATTGTGGTGATCGGCTTTGCCTCTATCcatttggtgaacttgtcgattgcgACAAGCAGGTGGGTGAACCCTCCTGGTGCCTTCCGCAATGGCCCGACCATGTCTAAaccccacacggcaaatggccTTGTTATGGGAATGGTCTGAAGGGCTTGGGCTAGCATGTGGGTTTGTTTTGCGTAAAACTAGCAGCCTTTGCATGCGCGGACGATTTTCTCCGCGTTGCGCAGTGCCgttggccagtagaatcctTGTCGGAAAGCTTTTCCGACCAGGGAGCGTGGTGCGGCATTGTGTCCACAGATCTCGGCGTGTATCTCAAGAAGTTCCTTGCCCTGGTCAATGGGGATGCACTTCATGAGAATGCCAGTTTCAGAGGGGCTGCGTTTGTAGAGCTCGCCGTCGATCATGGCAAATGTTTTGGATCGTCGTGAGATCCTATGAGTTGCGTTGCGTTCCTCAGGGAGGACTTCATCGAGGAGATAAGCCAGTAGGTCGGCTCTCCAATCTGTGGTGTCTGCCTGGCTTGGGTCGGATTGGCCCGTAGCCAAGCAAAGTGGGCCCCCGGGTGTCTGATTGGGGGCTAGGTCAGAGGGAGcgtgctctgtttttttttgcatgctCTGTTTCCTCTGCCCGTGTCTTGTCCACGGTCGACGGCTTCTCTTGCACTGACGACGCATTTAAGTCATTGATGAAAACGCCACTCGGCGCTGGCTTGCGCTTGACGACCATCTTTGCGAGAGCATCTGCGTTGGGATTTTGCTTCCGCGGGATATGATGGAGCTCCAGACCTCGTAATTTCCCTTCTAGCTTGCGGACTTCCTGAAAGTATGCATCCATGAGGGGGCTCTCGCAGTTGGAGTTCTTCATGACTTGGTCGATTACCAGCTTGGAGTCGCCGTAGACATATAGGCGGATTGCCCCTATGTCAATGGCTATGCGGAGGCCGCTGATGAGCGCCTCAAATTTGGCGATGTTGTTGGACGCGGGGAAATGGAGGCGGACTGCATACTGGAACTTGCCTCCTTCTAGGGAGATCAGGACGACCCCGGCCCCCCACACCGGGTCCCATGACTGACCCATCAAAGTAGAGGGTCCAGTACTCATGAGATATTTCTGGGGTTGGAGCTTGAATTTCCgtccactcggcgatgaagtcgGCCAGGGCCTAAGACTTTATcgctgttgacgcttcttaaagtgccaatttacgtaccgcaagcacacggatcatgtagcttttcccttagagtattcccccaaggtttatcaatccacggaacaagtgtattactatgcttaactaagcactaatgatgttggtaaaagatctatattgagtgtatgagtgtaaaatagatctaatctaaccaatctaatctaatctagactagtgagcaatgatagatgtgtgcacaagatatgaagagcatttgtccatagggtctaggatcactagagatgtaatcgccaagcaacgaagaacggatctaatctaccaaaggtgtgttccaagatcaaaacctttccctcccgcatactgtcactacacgaggataatcggtaacgaatcaacaagaacaagatagttgatgtaatctaagtaaaccatgcaagagcaaagcaaacccaaagccaagtcgcgaactattaggcatcaaagcatcatcaacaagaatcatgatagatcaatctcataaaggattcggcaattacaactcaagatctccttacaaccccatgaacaaacgaggactttaccccatgaagctaaagCGAagtgtagtcgatcatggtgacgaaatctccggcaagggatggatcccttgatgtcctccaacttgtagcggcgccgagggacgatgaggcctccggtgtcgcctttctcttgtgtctactcgaatgtatctctggatgctctttctCTGCGATCTCCCTGGATGCTCCCCCCCGAtccccctctttgacggcggcttcggggtatttataggcagatatggtcggtggttttggtaaaacatagattagggttgacgcatacttcgtgctgaagaaaaccgagatcaAATGGACTCCGAAAatggctaggccggccggcccaaggactccaggccgaccggcctgggccttttctggcccctttcggtcccatcttttgcgtgttgaatctttcttttattcctcatcttagcccagttgtaaccatgcgtcaaaacatctccgaaaatgtccaatttcctgtcaaaatagaacatgctccaaaatccaggacaaaatcgaaaatggtcaagttcgggtgccaagtggcgggttagtacatgaatcatcccgaagaatttaccaaaacgactcctaatcatatagtaaaatgggtacttaaggagcgtcaacattccccccatgcttagcttttgctcgtcctcgagcaaatcaaaacatcaaatccttccatgggttgctcaagagttctcgaactgcaaaatttacttatgcaaacaagtctaacaatatttcttcaaacaaaggtcagaggagcaaagaggataatcatatcatgggcgtttaaaaactcatccaatattactccacaactcttacctttagccggcaactcgaatatcgacaacacttgcttttcttgccatccttggaggttttttctctttttttagaagcaaaataccctgcaacaaaggttagaccaaaaattcttgcacaagtcctttcatgtctctcaatataagtggctatcctatttttatttgcaagctctcatctcccgaaaatctctcaagtataaagtggggctataggtgaggcttagcaaagtatatacatatattgtcaaattaagaaaaccttctaatgattgcttaccttccgagccaatgatcatgagagtttctccatagtgtaaagggttcaagggtaagaagatttagaatggtggacctgtgcaaaggcatacaaaaagattgactacaaggcacaagcatcatcctcgttgtcggattgcacatggttggaattgaggatattgttctcaaacatcaaggtgatatctctttgcacttctctaaccatagaatcccttcatttatatattttttttcttctcttctcatacattttttttcttttctctttcttcttctgtTTCTGTTCCGAACCTTTTcgtaggacactttctataaaacatagataggcaaatctccgaagtgtctccctgaatttttggagcccgaaccgagaccagagaggcctaggccggccggctcaagaggtgtaggccgaccggcctggggctttctcAGGCTGGATTCGGTCCGtctttccagtactccttcctttcttcatcccaaagttatgttttatacaaatcatgcgcagaaacagaacgtatcctcacaattgggttgtggtcaaggaagacgataataaacaagaaaatcttgggttcgggttttggaatccggtagatctcatgagttattccaatgaggaattctcattaccgaatattgacatggctagcaattcagagatgaaaaatacggacatgatcattgctcgaaattaaaactcccaagagaaagaaatcctaactcaactcaatgcacatccaatgcttatggtggaacgaatatagcttttggatgataggatttttactctcaacttgccaagaacttgatcaaccttatgtttgtaggggttttattatttttatgaaattaaagtcctccaaatcatgccttactcgcaagggtaatcaaaaccaagcgctagatcaaagctcaagtgtgggtattaacatggacgaataatttactaagctccacaaataagataaaaatttcatgacaacgctcgtgaacaattgctttaaagaaaataaagtaaaactgaatgcataaataaaattgcacgatccaacataAACAaatactctttttattttgttttcatgactcaacgctaatttaagactcactctcacacatgcgaaaaataaagcacacaacgctaaactatgactctcacacatgcggaattaaagcacactcacacgacgaactttcgagtaaataaagactaacaaaattgaaTATACGAGTCGTCACAcatcccccccatgcttagattatgcggcgtcctcgtcgcaattatataaaaaaaattggtgTGACACCCGTCGGCGATCTCAACGGCACATCGAgcaattgcatcttggacgccctcctccttgcttttgtagatctccgaccatcccgaataacttccttatgttgcggacaaggaagttgtagtctttttcggccatgctctcgatgtcgtccatccttcgatccattgccacgattcgatcgtgacacctatcgacggtggcgcggagatccgcgatttcattgcggcacttgaaacagcacccgaagtAATGCCCGCCGCGGTTGGCGCTGTCATCTTCgggttcgtcgtcgtccttcttcttgccgctatcacctccgaggggtcgtcttcctcttttctctcctcttcggcccaccccggccaatcatcatcgtagtcacgaccggtggctccccatgaaccagggctcatgatgctctcccaatcgctgtctccagcataatccttcggctccggggtgtgctcgatgtagttctttcttttgactccgaggaggcgcaaggaacgcctaggtgcgggtggctttttgtcttgtcgcttctcgccttcgtcttcatcgctgctgatgacgacgatcaccctttgggcttgagctagcttctcgttgcaccattgaaggcccttccctccgacgctcatccttgcttgagtattgaatttcttcggaggggctttcgcttcacatcgctttgcttcgacaaggaggggctgcgcaccggttgccgagatggggctaggtgtctttggcgtgggggtgtcaggcgtccaacccctctccttgatctccattgctgcaatcatggctcttgcactcgctggaccggccattgtcgaagtctctcacgaggtggtggtgtagattgaaaagtacgagagaatagatctaccccgcccctctatttatatcccgaaaagacttggacgagaagtccaaaatctcttcggttttggcatgcgaaatctataaggcacaggtttgaaatttccttatctcgcacctaccaaaaattgagaccgattcgcacacgaggaggcttaggccggccggcataggggtgttgggccggccggcccagggggtttttcggccccctagactccaactttttccgaggtgcacaccaataaattagaagcctatgttttactcaaagttcgtccagaatagaaataaaacaatgaaaataaaatctaaaagagaatatttacaaacttaccttgcttaacgtcgttaggcttgacgttccggttcctcctccatggtgtatatgtcgatgtaatgaaggggcacgacatcggtctccaagaatacctttagtcgctgtccgttcaccacatattggtcgcctttcgcatccatgattgtcaccgctcccgtgggtgaaactgagtgtacgacgtatggtccatcccattttctttgtaattttcctttgccaaaaagtttgaatcttgaattgtagagtaggaccttgtccccttctttgaattccttgttttgtaatcgcttgtcgtaccacctcttcatcctttctttgtaaattgatgcactattgtacgctttcaatcttaactcctccaattcgcttatttggattctccttttaattccagcggcttccgcatcaaagttaatttccttcattgcccaatacgccttatgttctagctcaacccgcaagtggcatgtttttccataaacaaattgataaggagtcataccaatcggggttttgtgtgccgtacgatatgcccatagtgcatcatctagtctcttcgaccaatcttttcctccttttaccacggtcttctttaaaatgtccttcaactgcttgttcgaagtttctgcttgtccgtttgtttgaggatgataagccgtgaacactctatgttcaattcccaatttcttcaagcatttaccaaagtctttgcccgtgaagtgtgttcctccatcgcttatcaagattctcgggatgccatatcgagggaagattaccgatttaatcatgtttatggactcctccgttgatgccttccgacatggcatagcttcaacccacttagaaacataatccaccatcaccaatatatgctcaaacccatgtgagttcacaaatggtcccatgaaatcgattccccagacatcaaatagatctatttgcaagttgtagttcaatggcatggcattcctttgcgagatattccccgtcctttggcattccggacaagtcgaaacaaatctttttgcatcttcatgcatctcgggccaatagaatccactagcccataccttagcttgagttctaaagtgcccataatatcctccatatcccgacgagtgacacttccttagaacttcttcacgttcctctcttggtatgcatcttcttaggactccatcttctctatatctatataagtatggtggatcccaatagtattttcttctttccgcgatcactcttttctttgcattcttgtccaagtgatccaagggaatcccttttattgcccttattatttcattcatccaactatctttgtcgagaattctatataggtgatcatctctcatttgatccttgataggttcttttccatcatctccatggttcatccttgataggtggtcggccacaacattttctgcccctttcttgtcccttatctccgcatcgaattcttgtagcaataggatccatcgaatcaagcgtggcttagcatctttcttggacaagagatacttgattgccgcatggtcggtataaactatcacctttgaatttactatgtatgatctgaatttttcgaaggcgaataccatggtaagcaattctttctctgttgttgcataattaaattgggcttcatttagagtcttgcttgcgtagtagatagcatttacctttccctctttcctttgtccaaggaCGGCTCccacggcgtagtcgcttgcatcacacatgatttcaaaaggtagattccaatccggaggttgcatgataggagcacttatgagggattgcttgagtgttcgaaatgcgtgaagacaatcactattgAAGATgtactccacatctttttggagaagttgtgtcaatggcttggtgattttcgaaaaatcctttatgaacctcctatagaatccggcatgaccgaggaagctcctcaaagacttgatgtccgtaggtggtggcaacttCTCCACGATTTCTatttttgctctgtccacctctatccctctctcggagataacatgaccgagaacaattccttctttcaccatgaaatgacacttctcccaattaagcacaagatcaacttctccacatcttttaagaactttctccaaatttcccaagcaattatcaaagctagtaccatgcaccgagaaatcatccatgaatacctccataatctcttctatgaaatctgaaaatatagccatcatgcacatttgaaaagaagcgggcgcattgcacaatccaaaaggcatcctccgatatgcaaaagttccatacgggcaagtaaacgtggtcttatgttgatcatccggatgaataggtatttggaagaatcccgagtatccatcaaggtaacaaaagtgtgaatgctttgccaacctttctagcatctcgtcaatgaatggtagtggaaaatgatccttcctcgtcgccttattcaattttctataattgatgcacatcctccatcccgtgatggttct
Proteins encoded:
- the LOC120669070 gene encoding uncharacterized protein LOC120669070, giving the protein MVGPLRKAPGGFTHLLVAIDKFTKWIEAKPITTIDSKEAVKFFLDIVYRFGVPNFIITDNGTIFAGHYFKEFAEGYGRIRIDWASVGHPRTNRQVEIANGLILQGLKPRIFDMLKKFAGRWVEELPAVLWSLRTTPNRLTGLTPFFLTYGSKAVLPSDLDYGAPIVKAFNPEMAA